One Magnetococcus sp. PR-3 genomic window, CACACCTACGGCACAAAACACCCCCACCAGCAACCACAAGCCCACCATGCCGGTCATCACCTGCCCCCAATCCAACACCCCAAAAGGGGTTAGGGAGAGGGGCATGAGCAAAAAAAGCGCAAGCAACAGCACCAGAAACAACCAAAGCCCAAAAAACTTACCCAAGACAATGGTACCGGGGGTCAGGGGCGAAGCCATGAGTGCGGGCCAGCTCCCGGCGCGCTTTTCTCCAGCAATACTCCCCATGGTCAACATGGGGGTCAGCAGCAGCAGTAAAATGGCCAAATTACCCAGCAAAGGCAGCATGGTAAAATCGGTCAACGGCAGTTGATCCACCCCATAGCGCGTATACTGGCTAAGCGCTTGACGGTAGTTGACCACAGCCCCAACAAACATGTACCCCCCCAACCCCAACAGAACAGCGATGACACTCCACGCCAGTGGGGAGAGAAACAGGCTGCGCAAGCTGTGGTGGGTAATCACCCATAGCCCTTTCATGCTTCTGCCTCCACCAACTGGGTAAAGAGTGACTCTAAGGGCAGCTGCTGGGGCTGCAAACAACGCAGATCCCACTGCTGTGCTACCGCGGCGGCCACCACAGCCTGGGTGGGGTCATCCTGAGCATCCGGGGTGATTAACCACCCCTCCTGCTGGGCCTGCACCTGGGCCACCCCCTGTAGGGCTTGTAGCTTCTGCGCCCCAGGATCACAGCCAAACTGAACATAGAACGCTCTAGGACCAGCCAGCCGTTGATCCAGATCCTTCATAGAAGTATTTAACCGTACCTGCCCCTGATGAATCAGCACCACCCGATCACAGGTCATACGAACCTCAGAGAGAATATGGGTGGAGAGCAGCACCGCACACTGTTGACCCAGTTGCCGGATCAGCGCCCGGATCTCTTGAATTTGGATCGGGTCCAGCCCGACCGTGGGTTCATCTAAAACCACTACATTCGGCTGATGCACCAGCGCCTGAGCAAGACCAGCCCGCTGTTGATAGCCCTTGGATAAATGACCCAACAGACGTCCAGACACCGCTCCCAGCCCACACAGTGACAACACCTCGGCCACCCGTGTTTGCCGTTGCCCCGTCGCCACCCCCCGTAGCTGGGCCAGATAGTGCAGATAGTCTGAAACCGTCATCTCTTTATAAAGGGGGGGCTGTTCCGGTAAAAACCCCAAATGAACTTTAGCCCGCTCCGGTTGTTGAACCATATTGATGCCTGCCACCTGCACCGACCCTGCACAGGGGGCCAAAACCCCTGCCAAAATCGACATGGTGGTGCTTTTTCCGGCACCATTGGGGCCCAGAAAGCCCACCACTTCACCACAACCAACCTGCAGGTTGATCTGGTGCAGCACTTGCCGCTTTCCGTAGTACTTATCTACACCATGCAGTTGGATTAAAGGGGATGTCACAAGCACGCCTCGATCTTTACCACATCATTACTGGCCAGACTGTTCACTTGCGCGTCATGCTGCTCTTTTTTTATGCACTCTGCGATTATTTTTTAATCGCTCGAACATCCAAGCACATGCGCTTATTCTTAACAGCCCTGCATAAAACCACCTATCTCTTTGTATTCTTTCGATGCTGCTTTCGTAAAACAGCATGGCACAGCGATTGCTCAATGGCTCTACGAAAAGCGATGCCATATTGGGCAGCTTTTCCAAACGGCCCCCATCACTGGGGCAAATAGGGAAAGTTACCCCAGCAAACCGTGCAACAGATGAAAAAATGATCCTTTTTTTTCACCCTCACGCACGGTTATGTATGACATCGCCGGAAAAATTGATTAATCTATGTGCTGTTTTGCGTGACCCACCCTTTTTACAAGGGTTGCAGCCCCTGCCAGATGCATCTGTATACGTCTGTTGCCAGGGATTGTGTCACGTCAAGCCTCTGGGGAAAAGTCTCCATGAGGTCCAAATGTATGTATGTTAAAGAGGCTGCACCAACCGTTGTTGATGTAGCATTCTAGACGGATGACTCCTTTCACGAAATGAGGAAGACCGAAGCATGGCTAATAAGGAAGCGGTAAATAAAGTTCTGGGCATGATCGACGCCAACAATGTGCGCTTTGTTGATTTTCGATTCACCGATTTTAAAGGCAAGTGGCAACACATCACTGCCCCCGCTCGTATGTTGACCGAAGAGGTATTCGAGTCCGGTCTCGGTTTCGACGGTTCCTCCATTGAGGGCTGGTGCGAAATTAACAACTCCGACATGGCTTATGTTCCCGATCCTGAATCAGCCGTGATGGACCCCTTCTCTGAAGATGCAACTCTGATCCTCAGCTGCAACATCATCGACCCCTTCACCGGTGAAGATTACAGCCGTGATCCCCGCTCTGTTGCCAAGCGTGCTGAAGCTTACCTGAGCTACACCGGCGTTGCCGACACCGCTTATGTTGGCCCTGAAGCTGAGTTCTTCGTGTTCGATTCCGCCCGTTTCGGTACCGACATGAACCACGTCTTCTATCATGTTGACTCTGAAGAAGGTGCATGGAACTCCGGTAAAGATTTTGAAGATGGTAACTACGGCCATCGTCCTGGAATCAAAGGCGGCTACTTCCCCGTACCTCCTGTAGACTCTCTGCAAGAGATGCGTAACGAGATGTCCAACCTGATGGAAGAGATGGGTCTGGTCATTGAGTTCCACCACCACGAAGTGGCAACCGCCGGTCAGTGCGAAATCGACATGCGCTTCGGCACCTTGTTGCATCAAGCTGACAACATTCAGAAGTACAAGTATGTTGTTCACAACGTTGCCCACCAGTATGGCAAAACCGCAACCTTCATGCCTAAGCCTTTGGCTGGCGACAACGGTTCCGGCATGCACGTACACGTTTCCTTGTGGAAAGATGGCAAGCCTCTGTTCGCCGGCAACCAGTATGCCGACCTCTCCGAGATGGCTCTGCACTTCATCGGTGGTATCAAGAAGCACGCGAAAGCACTGAACGCTTTCACCAACGCTTCTACCAACTCCTACAAGCGTCTGATCCCCGGATTTGAAGCACCTGTACTGCTGGCTCACTCCAGCCGTAACCGTTCAGCTTCCATCCGTATTCCGGCTTCCAACAGCCCCAACGGCAAGCGTTGTGAAGTTCGCTTCCCTGATCCTTCTGCTAACCCTTACCTGGCTTTTGCAGCTCTGGTTATGGCTGGCATGGACGGTGTGGAGAACAAGATCGATCCAGGTCCTTCCATGGATAAGAACCTCTATGACCTGCCCCCCGAGGAGCTGAAAGACATTCCTCAGGTTTGTGGTTCCCTGCGTGAAGCACTGGAAGAGCTGGCCAAGGATCGTGAGTTCCTGACCAAGGGCGACGTGTTCTCCGACGACCTGATCGATGCTTACATCGACATGAAGATGGAAGAGGTTTATGCCATGGAGCATTGCCCCCACCCCATCGAGTTCGAAAACTACTACAGCGTTTAAGCTGCAGTATGGTAAAGGGGCCTGCCGCTGCAGGCCCCCTTCAAAACGCCGGTCTTTTAGACCGGCGTTTTTTTTGGAGGTCACCCTCATGCCTTGGCAACCCGTTTGTCTCTTGATCTGGCTTATCTATAGTTTGCTGCCTGGACAGCTGCATGCCAAGCCTCTAAACAGCGCCGTGTGTGTGGGTATTGAACCACCGATTATTGAGATTATTCCTGTGCCGGTGAAAGCGGTACAAGCCCAACGTCTATCCCGTGAACAGATCGCCAAACGCGCAGGTCGTAAGCACCTGCGGGGTTATACCCACACTCAGTTTTTCTACGCCCCCCGCTATCTCTATGGTATGGCGACCCAGCCGGATCAACAGATCTGTCTGTATGTGGCAAAACTGGCTCTAACCATTGGCTATCATAAAACAGAGATATTGGTGGAAGACCGTTATCCCCCAAACAGCTGTAACAGTTTGGTGGTCAAAGCCCATGAACATCAACATGTTGATATCTATAACCGGGCACTGTCACAAGCTTTGACGGGGTTAAAGCTTGCGCTAACCGAGCGTTTGGGGCAACTGATTATTCGTGCGCCTAAAGCCACCCTTCACACGCAGCAAAAACAGATTGAAAAACTCATAAAACAATATGTTAACCAAGCATCTATGGGTATTATCCATGAAGCACGGCGACTCAACGGGCAGATTGATACCCTGAAAAGTTTTCAGAAGCTCCATCAACAGTGTGAAAACTGGTAAGCTTGTGTGCACCCTTTAAACAGACAGGGGTACACAAGGGTGCTGTCCACCACCCTTTTTTTTATCAAGCAATAACGGTTTAAGGATCATTATGTACGGGTTACGTTTGGCGCTTATGATACTGCTTGTGCTGTTTTTGTGGGTACCCTATGCCCAAGCAGCTTCCTGTGCCAAGCCACCACGCCCCACAGTATTGGTCAACGCCTCTAAGGCTAAACCACTTAATATTAAGCGTATTACCCGCTCTTCACTTATCCGCAAAGCAGGCATGCCCTATGTACGGGGCCTGACAACGGTGAAAAAATTTAACCGTTACCAGTTTAAGTTTGGCTTACAGAACCAGCGTAACGGGACACTCTGTCTCTACGTGACCAACCTGACCATGGCGGTGGGTTATAAGGATACTCAAGTCTATATGGACAACAGTTATCCACCAGGTAGCTGCGAGTTCCGGGTTATTAAAGCCCATGAATTAAAACATGTACGGATTTATAACGACTCGCTACTTAAAGAGCTGGGGCAGCTGAAACGGAGTATTCAACACACCCTCTCCAGCTTGACCCAACGGACCAACCGCCAGAACCTAAAGCGCAGCCAGGTGCGTATGGAGCGTAAAGTTAAACGCTTGGTACAGAGCTCTTTTAAACGTTTGCAAAGAAAAGCCAAACTGGCCAATAACCGTATTGATACCCGCAGCGCCTACCAACGGGAACAGCGCAAGTGCCGTAACTGGTAACCCCCTACGTATATTCCATCAAGTCCCCTCCCCCTTTAACCGATGAATAGGCTAAAGGGAAAACCAGCCTATGCTAAAGAGGACCGCCCTGCCTACAGCAGGAGAAGAGTTCCCACGGTTTAGGCATTAACGGATAAGGGAAAAGGGGTTAAGGTGGAACATACCCAAGCCTATGATGATCTCATTGACCAGGCCCAACACGGGCTGGAAGATCTTGAGCATATAAACACAGCACCACGCACAACCTGTTCACTGGATGATGCCCCACCGGAAAACTGGGTGGGTATGGCCGACTATGTGCTCAAGGGCAAGCGCCCCCCCGCCAAACGCGCCAAGCCCTCGCTACCCGATGAGCCGGCCCCAGATCGCTGGGTGGATATGCACACCTTTGCACTGGATGGCGTGCGCGCCCCTGAAAAGAGTGTGGATGAGCGAGACTTTTTGCCCGAATGTCTGCGCAACCCCCCACCCCCACCCGAGCCCCCACCGGAACAGTCCATTACGGTTTTTGATGCCCTTGCCCAGGTCTATCAAGTCACCCGCATGGAAGAAAGTGTGGTGTTCCGCACCCTGAACCAGCTCTCCAACAGTTGTCAGGAAGAGCTGGAGCAAGGTCAGCGTGATGAATCATCCGCCTCTCAGTGCCAAGCGGATCTTAAAGCTGTCTCTACCCGCTATGCAGGCAAGGTTGAGGAGATCTGTGATTGGTATATGGAAACCTACTTCCGGGATATTCGTAACCCCGGCGAGATCGGTTGATCAGGAGCCTGACCATGAAAGTTCTGGATCAACACACCTTAGAGGATCTCTTTGAACAATCCTCTAAGCGGGATCGTAAGCGGGCCAACCTGAACTGGCACCCGCAACTTGAGGATCCGATCCAACGGATGTTCAACGCCCTCCAGCCTGGCACCTATGTTCGCCCCCACCGCCATGATAAAGATCGGTGGGAGAGCTTTGTGCATATCTGCGGTCGAACCATTCTGTTAACCTTTGATGATGCTGGGCAGGTACTGCAAAGAACAGAGCTGAGCGAGCGTGAAAACCGCGCGGTAGAGATACCCGGCGGTCAATGGCATACCCTCCTCTGTTTGTCGGCCAACACCATGGTCATGGAAGTAAAAGCTGGACCCTACCTCCCGACTCAGGATAAAGATTTTGCACCCTGGGCCCCTAAAGAGGGGGAACCCCAGGTAAGTGACTGTTTAGCCTGGATGACCCACGCCAAACCTGGCGCACGTTTTCAAATTATTTAAGCGCAAGCCCCCTATCGGGGGGCTTTTTTTAGCTGGAGCAGAACAGAATAGGGAACCACATCCCTACAATCAGGCTCCAATATCAGTACATATGCCCATTATTATGCCTTTAAGGAGCTTAAAATCATGATCCTCATAACTGGAGCCACAGGCTTTGTGGGCCAAGCGCTAATCAAACAACTTATCTCCGACGGCTTGCAAGTTAAGGGATTAGCTCGACACCCAGAACAGGGCCAACCTATGGATGGGGTGACCTACCTACCGGCCGATATTGATGAACCCAAAACCCTAGAGCAAGCGATGGATGGGGTGACCTGTGTCATTCACTTGGTGGGTATTCTCGCTGAAAGCGGCAAACACACCTTTGAACGGGTCCACCACCAAGGCACCCGCCATGTGGTCGATGCCACCAAAAAAGCAGGCATTAAACGCTATATCCATATGAGTAGCCTAGGCACCCGTAAAGATGCCGTTGCCCAATACCATCAAAGCAAATGGCATGCAGAGAGTTATGTCAGGGAGAGCGGGTTGGACTACACCATCTTCCGTCCCTCTGTCATCTTTGGTGCTGAGGATAACTTTGTAAACCAGTTTGCCCGTATGATCCGCTTCTCTCCAGCCGTGCCCATTTTGGGTAATGGCCAATCTAAAATGCAGCCGATTGCGGTAGAAGATGTGGCCACCTGCTTTGCCACCGCGCTGAGCAACCCCCAGACCATTGGCCAAACCTATGAACTGGGCGGCCCCGAACAATTGACCTTTGAAAAGATCATGGAGACTATTTTAGAAGCCTTGGATAAAAAACGTTTTAAACTTCACCTACCCTTTGCGCTACTTAAGCTTGAAGGGAAGATTTTTGAAATGATCTTGCCCAACCCGCCCCTGACCTATGATCAAATGCTCATGGCCCAAGAGGATAACATCTGCCAAGCGGGTACCGGCATGCCCGAACCTTTTCAGTTCAACCCCCTCCCCTTTGCAGAGGGCATCCGCCGTTATCTACCATAATATTCTATCACTTTCAGGGGGCTAAACGCCCCCTGAAGTGAATATAACCAAACCTAACACGCTTTCTTGGCCAACACCGCCCTTCGCCAGCCTATCCTCGTTGCACAATACCTCATAGAAACAGTACTTTCCCCCCATGCTGACCCATAAACCTTCACCACCATGTAATATTTTGCTTAACACACGTCACAATAGGTAACCAAACACTCTTTTTTGCAAGAATATATATGCAAGCACCTAAATATAAAGCACTTCTAAATCCTGCAAAAAAGCAGCCTTAACCCTTGTTAATATAAGGGTTTTTTAATACGGACAAAATCAAACAATGCACTTTCCTGCAGCGCCTAAATAAGGTAATACTTACATAACATTCATCAAATTTTTTGCCATTCCATAGGATCTACCACCGTTAAGAGCGGTTGGGGAAAACCGGAAGCGGCGCCCCTGCTTTAAGGAGTTGCGACAATGAAACTCAATCCCTTACCCCTCCTGGTTGCGGGCCTGGTCTGGCTGGTCAGCAGCAGTGCCTGGGCCGCCCCTTTTCCAGCTGATTGGGCCAGCTGGCATCAAGCAACCACCCCCCTCACCCAAATTGGGGCTTTGCCTGGTTGTGAAGCCGATGTTTCGGCGTTTCCCCCTATTTATCAAGAGACCGTCGCCACCTACTGCAACGTTAAACCAGGTGGCCCGGGTAAAGTGGGTATTCTGATCAGCCCAACTGCGATGGATGCCTTTAAATCCCGCCAAGGGGGGTTTAAGGATGGTCCACAGATGATTTTGCATCTACAGGATCTCAAAGTGCTGTTCCTCACCTACTACCAAAATGGTCAAGCCGAGTATGCGGTATTTACCGAAGATGGTAAGGACATTACCGCGGCTTCAGGTCCGCTCTCCGCTGAGACGTGCAAAGTGTGCCACACCGGATACGAGGCCTTTTGTGTCCATGGTCAGTGTGGCCAAGCCAAATAACCGTTTAACACCGTTATAACCATCTTTGAGCATTGGCTTTTATGGGGGACAGACCCATGGGGTTTGGCATAAAATCTCTACCCGGCGTGGTCATGGGCGCGGCACTGGTGCCACTGGTCATTGCCCTGATCATTGTCAGCACCTTTCGCTACCACCATGATCGGGACAGTGAGCAGCAGCGCCTGTATGAGACCGCCTATATCTCTCTGGCCCCCATAAAAAGCCAGGCAAGCAACGCCATTAATGGCGCTAACAGCATGCTTTTGCGTGCCAAAAATGCTCAATTACTGTATGCGGCCAACCCCAACCTTATTCAACTTCGTTTAAAGGGAAAGAGCCAAAAAATTCCCGCCACCCCTTTTGC contains:
- a CDS encoding ABC transporter ATP-binding protein produces the protein MLVTSPLIQLHGVDKYYGKRQVLHQINLQVGCGEVVGFLGPNGAGKSTTMSILAGVLAPCAGSVQVAGINMVQQPERAKVHLGFLPEQPPLYKEMTVSDYLHYLAQLRGVATGQRQTRVAEVLSLCGLGAVSGRLLGHLSKGYQQRAGLAQALVHQPNVVVLDEPTVGLDPIQIQEIRALIRQLGQQCAVLLSTHILSEVRMTCDRVVLIHQGQVRLNTSMKDLDQRLAGPRAFYVQFGCDPGAQKLQALQGVAQVQAQQEGWLITPDAQDDPTQAVVAAAVAQQWDLRCLQPQQLPLESLFTQLVEAEA
- a CDS encoding WbuC family cupin fold metalloprotein, yielding MKVLDQHTLEDLFEQSSKRDRKRANLNWHPQLEDPIQRMFNALQPGTYVRPHRHDKDRWESFVHICGRTILLTFDDAGQVLQRTELSERENRAVEIPGGQWHTLLCLSANTMVMEVKAGPYLPTQDKDFAPWAPKEGEPQVSDCLAWMTHAKPGARFQII
- a CDS encoding ABC transporter permease codes for the protein MKGLWVITHHSLRSLFLSPLAWSVIAVLLGLGGYMFVGAVVNYRQALSQYTRYGVDQLPLTDFTMLPLLGNLAILLLLLTPMLTMGSIAGEKRAGSWPALMASPLTPGTIVLGKFFGLWLFLVLLLALFLLMPLSLTPFGVLDWGQVMTGMVGLWLLVGVFCAVGVATSAHAENPVMAGLFAFALLLLLWIIGWLAGSGGAVWQQLLMRVSLMNSFQNCLDGSLRLWDLVYLLGLSGFSLFLATLRLHLQRVVGGG
- the glnA gene encoding type I glutamate--ammonia ligase — protein: MANKEAVNKVLGMIDANNVRFVDFRFTDFKGKWQHITAPARMLTEEVFESGLGFDGSSIEGWCEINNSDMAYVPDPESAVMDPFSEDATLILSCNIIDPFTGEDYSRDPRSVAKRAEAYLSYTGVADTAYVGPEAEFFVFDSARFGTDMNHVFYHVDSEEGAWNSGKDFEDGNYGHRPGIKGGYFPVPPVDSLQEMRNEMSNLMEEMGLVIEFHHHEVATAGQCEIDMRFGTLLHQADNIQKYKYVVHNVAHQYGKTATFMPKPLAGDNGSGMHVHVSLWKDGKPLFAGNQYADLSEMALHFIGGIKKHAKALNAFTNASTNSYKRLIPGFEAPVLLAHSSRNRSASIRIPASNSPNGKRCEVRFPDPSANPYLAFAALVMAGMDGVENKIDPGPSMDKNLYDLPPEELKDIPQVCGSLREALEELAKDREFLTKGDVFSDDLIDAYIDMKMEEVYAMEHCPHPIEFENYYSV
- a CDS encoding complex I NDUFA9 subunit family protein, which encodes MILITGATGFVGQALIKQLISDGLQVKGLARHPEQGQPMDGVTYLPADIDEPKTLEQAMDGVTCVIHLVGILAESGKHTFERVHHQGTRHVVDATKKAGIKRYIHMSSLGTRKDAVAQYHQSKWHAESYVRESGLDYTIFRPSVIFGAEDNFVNQFARMIRFSPAVPILGNGQSKMQPIAVEDVATCFATALSNPQTIGQTYELGGPEQLTFEKIMETILEALDKKRFKLHLPFALLKLEGKIFEMILPNPPLTYDQMLMAQEDNICQAGTGMPEPFQFNPLPFAEGIRRYLP